In the genome of Cystobacter ferrugineus, one region contains:
- a CDS encoding DUF6310 domain-containing protein, with translation MALVLLWPSSTAGPESDSRPPWVDDQREFEARLRDVSESSRQLMVELEAQPRAAKAPARQPSPRKQPASALLEEDDPRCKPIPLPRHLGGHDPHNKCADKMPNNSFPGGDVYVNGKNFDALQLTTRTLWDVKTDDFDKHSPHSQRFFARMKLPEIQREKRLAEACGYNFAVGVKSAAHKDALEALDRTLKVVVMDWC, from the coding sequence GTGGCCCTCGTCCTGCTCTGGCCCTCCAGCACCGCCGGGCCGGAGTCCGACAGCCGCCCGCCCTGGGTCGACGATCAACGGGAGTTTGAGGCCCGGCTGCGGGACGTCTCGGAGTCCTCGCGGCAGCTCATGGTGGAACTCGAGGCCCAGCCTCGTGCGGCGAAAGCACCGGCCCGGCAGCCCTCGCCGCGGAAGCAGCCCGCGTCCGCCCTCCTGGAGGAAGACGACCCAAGATGCAAGCCCATCCCATTGCCGCGCCACCTTGGCGGGCATGACCCGCACAACAAGTGCGCCGACAAGATGCCGAACAACAGCTTCCCCGGCGGGGATGTGTACGTAAATGGGAAGAACTTCGATGCGCTACAACTGACCACACGCACGCTGTGGGACGTCAAAACGGATGATTTTGACAAACACTCACCACATTCCCAGAGGTTTTTTGCTCGAATGAAACTGCCGGAAATACAACGCGAGAAAAGGCTCGCAGAAGCATGTGGATACAACTTTGCTGTTGGCGTGAAAAGCGCCGCGCACAAGGATGCTCTTGAGGCACTGGATAGGACCCTCAAGGTCGTCGTCATGGATTGGTGCTGA
- a CDS encoding ABC transporter substrate-binding protein — MKLLSRLVALALCLVTTLVEARTFEEIKKDGKIIVASEGGFPPFNFFRGPTLTGFEIELAEALAKKMGVQIEWRALAFDALLAGLRQDRWDMVIASFGVTPVRAKAVSFTNPHYCSGGVIVTKNPAIRKADDLADKVVAVQTGTTYLENVQKLAKVKDVKNFPKDTDARAALVSGRVDAWVTDKFVAKAALEAAPSAGLTIGDFVFIEHIAPAVKKGNTSLVEAINKALQEVMADGTYEAISKKYFNEDIRCR; from the coding sequence ATGAAATTGCTGAGCCGACTTGTCGCCCTGGCGCTGTGCCTCGTAACCACCCTTGTCGAGGCTCGGACGTTCGAGGAGATCAAGAAGGACGGCAAGATCATCGTCGCCTCTGAAGGCGGTTTCCCTCCCTTCAACTTCTTCCGGGGCCCGACGCTCACGGGATTCGAGATCGAGCTCGCGGAGGCGCTGGCCAAGAAGATGGGTGTGCAGATCGAGTGGCGCGCCCTCGCGTTCGATGCGCTCCTCGCCGGCCTGCGCCAGGATCGCTGGGATATGGTGATCGCCTCGTTTGGCGTCACTCCCGTGCGTGCCAAGGCCGTCTCCTTCACCAATCCCCACTACTGTTCGGGCGGGGTGATTGTCACGAAGAACCCGGCCATCCGAAAGGCGGATGATCTCGCCGACAAGGTGGTGGCGGTGCAGACGGGCACCACCTATCTGGAGAACGTCCAGAAGCTCGCGAAGGTGAAGGACGTGAAGAACTTCCCGAAGGATACCGACGCGCGCGCCGCGCTCGTCAGTGGTCGCGTGGATGCGTGGGTGACGGACAAGTTCGTCGCCAAGGCCGCCCTGGAGGCGGCCCCCTCCGCGGGCCTGACGATTGGCGACTTCGTGTTCATCGAGCACATCGCCCCCGCGGTGAAGAAGGGCAACACCTCGCTCGTGGAGGCCATCAACAAGGCCCTCCAGGAAGTCATGGCCGACGGCACGTACGAGGCGATCTCCAAGAAGTACTTCAACGAAGACATCCGCTGCCGGTGA
- a CDS encoding amino acid ABC transporter permease, with product MNGLLSVWPQAWTRKQRSSATIALAVAVLVAFLWLLAIPLALVPDPIGPAAQEFAEGARVTVQLTLVSGLVGVVLGVLAALAKLAPFPPLRWVAGLYIWVIRGTPLLVQVLFVFLALPMLIPGIQLSDFNSAAAALAVNVGAYNAEALRAGILAVPKGQTEAARSLGLSPAQTFLHIVFPQSFKIALPPLVNNLVALLKDSSLAYVIGVVELSNVGNRVQAATFQPVPVFIATACIYLFLTTVLTQISGAIEQRLDVEQRS from the coding sequence ATGAACGGTCTTCTCTCCGTCTGGCCCCAGGCCTGGACGCGTAAACAGCGCAGCAGCGCCACCATTGCCCTGGCGGTCGCCGTACTGGTGGCGTTCTTGTGGCTGCTCGCCATCCCCCTCGCGCTGGTGCCCGATCCCATCGGCCCCGCCGCCCAGGAGTTCGCGGAAGGCGCGCGCGTCACCGTGCAGCTGACGCTCGTCTCGGGGCTGGTCGGCGTCGTGCTCGGCGTGCTCGCCGCCCTGGCGAAGCTGGCGCCCTTCCCGCCGCTGCGTTGGGTGGCCGGGCTCTACATCTGGGTGATCCGCGGCACACCGCTGCTCGTGCAGGTGCTGTTCGTGTTCCTCGCCCTGCCGATGCTCATCCCCGGAATCCAGCTCTCGGACTTCAACTCGGCGGCTGCGGCGCTCGCGGTGAACGTGGGCGCCTATAACGCCGAGGCGCTCCGGGCCGGCATCCTCGCGGTTCCCAAGGGGCAGACCGAGGCGGCACGGTCCCTGGGCCTGTCGCCCGCGCAGACCTTCCTCCACATCGTGTTCCCGCAGAGCTTCAAGATCGCGCTGCCGCCCCTGGTGAACAACCTGGTGGCGCTGCTCAAGGACTCCTCGCTGGCGTATGTCATCGGCGTCGTCGAGCTGTCCAACGTCGGCAACCGGGTGCAGGCCGCCACGTTCCAGCCCGTGCCGGTGTTCATCGCGACGGCGTGCATCTATCTCTTCCTCACGACCGTGCTGACCCAGATCTCGGGCGCCATCGAACAGCGGCTCGACGTCGAGCAGCGGTCCTGA
- a CDS encoding amino acid ABC transporter ATP-binding protein → MNMPPAQTPPTASRQTPLITVEGVNKHFGAAHVLRDVSTRFHAGEVAVIIGASGSGKSTFLRTLNRLEKHDSGRIVVNGIELNDSVKNLDAIRREVGMVFQQFNLFPHLTVLENITLAPRRVRKTPHQDAQRAALELLARVGLKDHANKHPHQLSGGQQQRVAIARSLAMQPKILLFDEPTSALDPEMINEVLDVMKDIARSGMTMIVVTHEMRFARDVGDRILFFDQGSLLQEAPPDEFFDRQQNERIRGFLGQLAH, encoded by the coding sequence ATGAACATGCCGCCCGCCCAGACTCCCCCCACCGCCTCGCGACAAACGCCGCTCATCACCGTGGAGGGTGTGAACAAACACTTCGGCGCCGCGCATGTCCTGCGCGATGTCTCCACCCGCTTCCACGCGGGCGAGGTCGCGGTCATCATCGGTGCCTCCGGCTCCGGGAAGTCGACGTTCCTTCGCACGCTCAACCGGCTCGAGAAGCACGACTCCGGACGAATCGTGGTGAATGGCATCGAGCTGAATGACAGCGTGAAGAACCTCGATGCGATCCGCCGCGAGGTGGGAATGGTGTTCCAGCAGTTCAATCTGTTCCCGCACCTCACCGTGCTCGAGAACATCACGCTCGCGCCACGCCGCGTCCGCAAGACTCCACACCAGGACGCCCAGCGCGCGGCGCTCGAGCTGCTCGCCCGCGTGGGCCTGAAGGACCACGCGAACAAACACCCGCACCAGCTCTCGGGCGGTCAGCAGCAGCGTGTGGCCATCGCGCGTTCGTTGGCGATGCAACCGAAAATCCTGCTCTTCGACGAGCCGACCAGCGCCCTCGACCCCGAGATGATCAACGAGGTGCTGGACGTGATGAAGGACATCGCCCGCTCGGGCATGACGATGATCGTCGTCACGCACGAGATGCGTTTCGCCCGTGACGTCGGTGATCGAATTCTGTTCTTCGATCAGGGCAGCCTGCTTCAAGAGGCTCCTCCCGACGAGTTCTTTGACAGACAACAAAACGAGCGGATCCGGGGCTTCCTGGGACAGCTCGCGCACTGA